The following coding sequences are from one Triticum dicoccoides isolate Atlit2015 ecotype Zavitan chromosome 4A, WEW_v2.0, whole genome shotgun sequence window:
- the LOC119285740 gene encoding peter Pan-like protein, which translates to MARVRSNGRRGGGSGGGGGGGGKGKGKGKGPGKWKMPLSVARKQQAVLANVDQVTGERIPKSFVFSRGKLPSTLRHLQQDLRKLMLPYTALKLKEKKRNNLKDFVNVASPLGVTHFLILSNPKSLPHLRFAKSPQGPTYTCQISEYALAADIANSQKRPRCPAEIFKNSPLVVLSGFNGLGEPFKSFVTFFRHLVPAIDTDTVKLSTCQRILLLQYDKETEAIDFRHYSIKLQPVGISRKIRKLMQNNQVPDLRDLKDVSDYVTKAGYGSESEPDDEAATVSLASDIDKLNRASRKSAVRLQEVGPRMTMRLVKVESGLCSGDILYPQSVGKEDVKEGQEEEEIEDAEDMMELVDGTEEDDTGDEE; encoded by the exons ATGGCGCGAGTCCGCAGCAACGGGCGGCGTGGCGGCGGcagtggcggtggaggcggcggcggcggcaaggggaaaggaaagggaaaaGGCCCGGGCAAGTGGAAAATGCCGTTGTCGGTGGCGCGGAAGCAGCAGGCGGTGCTGGCGAACGTGGACCAGGTCACCGGCGAGAGGATCCCCAAGAGCTTCGTCTTCTCGCGCGGCAAGCTCCCCTCCACGCTCCGTCACCTCCAGCAGGACCTCCGCAAGCTCATGCTCCCCTACACCGCCCTCAAGCTCAAG GAGAAGAAGAGGAACAACCTCAAGGACTTCGTCAACGTTGCCAGTCCATTGGGTGTTACGCATTTCTTGATCCTCTCGAACCCAAAGAGCTTGCCGCACTTGCGCTTCGCCAAGTCACCGCAGGGCCCAACCTACACTTGTCAGATTTCAGAATACGCTCTTGCGGCTGACATCGCAAACTCCCAAAAGCGGCCTAGGTGTCCTGCAGAGATATTCAAAAACTCGCCTCTG GTCGTGCTCAGTGGTTTCAATGGCCTGGGCGAGCCTTTCAAGAGTTTTGTTACCTTCTTTAGGCATTTGGTCCCTGCTATTGATACAGATACT GTTAAGCTATCAACCTGTCAAAGAATATTATTGCTACAGTATGACAAAGAGACGGAGGCTATCGATTTCCGGCATTACTCCATCAAGCTACAGCCTGTTGGCATCAGCCGCAAGATTAGAAAACTCATGCAGAACAATCAAGTGCCAGACCTAAGGGATCTTAAAGATGTTAGTGATTATGTGACAAA AGCTGGATATGGATCTGAAAGCGAACCAGACGATGAAGCAGCGACTGTAAGTCTAGCAAGTGATATAGACAAATTGAACAGAGCATCCCGAAAAAGTGCCGTCAGACTCCAAGAGGTCGGACCAAGAATGACCATGCGCTTAGTTAAGGTTGAATCTGGGCTATGCTCGGGCGACATCTTGTACCCACAATCTG TTGGAAAAGAAGATGTGAAGGAGGGACAAGAGGAAGAAGAGATAGAAGATGCTGAGGATATGATGGAGCTGGTGGATGGGACGGAGGAGGACGACACGGGTGACGAAGAGTAG